In Halobacterium sp. R2-5, one DNA window encodes the following:
- a CDS encoding HalOD1 output domain-containing protein, with translation MSASPSEQIVTKIAEENNAGVTALPPLYDTIDPEKLDALIQSLEDGSISFTYAGYEVTVTSEKEVTIADPTVAKHS, from the coding sequence ATGAGCGCTTCTCCCTCAGAGCAGATTGTCACCAAGATAGCAGAGGAGAATAATGCCGGCGTGACGGCGTTGCCACCCCTGTACGACACGATTGACCCAGAAAAACTAGATGCTCTTATCCAGAGTCTGGAAGACGGGAGTATTTCCTTCACCTACGCGGGCTATGAGGTGACAGTTACCAGCGAGAAGGAAGTCACGATTGCTGACCCAACTGTGGCCAAGCACTCGTGA
- a CDS encoding helix-turn-helix domain-containing protein yields the protein MATEATFRVPGDEFPLGTVFEELPNATVELERIVPGADVVIPYFWVRGSHSDDIVTAFSNHPGIRDMKLIDSVEDEYLLRVEWVSDYEDILSTIARTEVPLIEAKGTAEQWTFEIRGDDRSDIAEFQHRCRQQNIPIELTALHALTPLETGAEAAITDSQQEALTLAYERGYFDTPREITMTELGEELGISQQAVASRIRRGTRRILGSTLTSLDA from the coding sequence ATGGCAACAGAAGCGACGTTCCGCGTTCCCGGTGACGAGTTCCCGCTGGGCACCGTCTTCGAGGAATTACCGAACGCGACGGTCGAACTCGAACGCATCGTGCCGGGGGCCGACGTGGTGATTCCGTACTTCTGGGTGCGGGGGTCGCACTCAGATGACATCGTCACGGCGTTCTCTAACCACCCGGGCATCCGGGACATGAAACTGATTGACTCCGTCGAGGACGAGTACCTCCTCCGCGTCGAGTGGGTCTCGGACTACGAGGACATTCTCTCGACGATAGCTAGGACGGAGGTCCCGCTTATCGAGGCGAAGGGGACGGCCGAGCAGTGGACCTTCGAGATTCGCGGGGACGACCGCAGCGACATCGCGGAGTTCCAGCACCGCTGCCGCCAGCAGAACATTCCCATCGAACTGACGGCGCTGCACGCGCTCACACCGCTCGAAACCGGAGCCGAGGCCGCAATCACCGACTCACAGCAGGAGGCACTGACCCTCGCCTACGAGCGGGGGTACTTCGATACACCACGCGAGATAACGATGACCGAACTTGGTGAGGAACTCGGTATCTCCCAGCAGGCGGTGGCCTCCCGGATACGGCGGGGGACGCGCCGCATCCTCGGTAGCACCCTTACATCACTCGACGCCTGA
- a CDS encoding amidohydrolase family protein produces MTVTTGELGDTTEGAISDADLVVHDAVVLTVDEDNRIYENGTVVVEDGVLTDVRTTRDRDRACDANRVIDGEGRLVMPGLVNAHTHLELTPLLGAFSDLDLMEMMSGMTAIYGQIADGDYDYLTEAGYELAALNFLAGGVTTVNSMDVRPSAGAETFGEAGLRGFFGPALSDLFWDVPVDEQFDRARDFIDEYHDTYGGRIRATINPHDDWSCTRELWERTAALAAERPDLLVHTHLLELKESNTMARANGAEDSLDLLDDVGLLDDRLVAAHFRLADDEDIRRTAEADASVAHCPSIFCYWNTDGDVQWTPVPELRAAGVDVGLGIDDHYWHDSYSMFGEARQARLAANLKRSAGQYSSMELVRMLTVEGAEALGIGDEVGSLEPGKRADVILLDVDKPKFTPLTNIPAQVTNNAAPADVATVIVDGDVLMEDGDVKTMDADAVRDRVGTAVDRFEAETDWDLGLGESEPPSTLDVARDVPKRGPAQLLGRLVFQSIKDRLPS; encoded by the coding sequence ATGACGGTAACTACCGGTGAGTTGGGAGATACCACTGAAGGCGCGATATCTGACGCCGACCTCGTGGTCCACGATGCAGTCGTTCTAACCGTTGACGAAGACAACAGAATCTACGAGAATGGCACAGTTGTGGTCGAAGACGGTGTCCTCACCGACGTGCGAACGACCCGAGACCGTGACCGAGCCTGTGACGCCAACCGCGTCATCGACGGCGAGGGCAGGCTCGTAATGCCGGGGCTCGTCAACGCCCACACCCACCTCGAACTGACGCCGCTGCTCGGCGCGTTCAGCGACCTCGACCTCATGGAGATGATGAGCGGGATGACAGCCATCTACGGCCAGATCGCCGACGGCGACTACGACTACCTCACCGAAGCCGGCTACGAACTGGCGGCACTCAACTTCCTCGCCGGCGGCGTCACCACAGTCAACTCGATGGACGTCCGGCCGAGCGCGGGCGCGGAGACGTTCGGTGAGGCGGGCCTCCGCGGGTTCTTCGGGCCGGCGCTCTCCGACCTCTTCTGGGACGTCCCCGTCGACGAGCAGTTCGACCGCGCCCGCGACTTCATCGACGAGTACCACGACACGTACGGCGGCCGCATCCGGGCGACGATCAACCCCCACGACGACTGGTCGTGTACCCGCGAGCTGTGGGAGCGCACCGCCGCCCTCGCCGCGGAGCGGCCCGACCTGCTCGTACACACCCACCTGCTCGAACTCAAGGAGAGCAACACGATGGCGCGAGCGAACGGCGCCGAGGACTCCCTCGACCTGCTCGACGACGTCGGCCTTCTCGACGATCGGCTGGTGGCCGCCCACTTCCGGCTCGCCGACGACGAGGACATCCGGCGCACGGCGGAGGCGGACGCGTCGGTCGCGCACTGCCCGTCGATCTTCTGCTACTGGAACACAGATGGTGACGTGCAGTGGACGCCAGTGCCGGAACTCCGCGCGGCCGGCGTCGACGTCGGCCTCGGCATCGACGACCACTACTGGCATGATTCCTACAGCATGTTCGGTGAGGCGCGGCAGGCCCGACTCGCAGCCAACCTCAAGCGGTCGGCCGGCCAGTACTCCTCGATGGAATTGGTGCGGATGCTCACTGTCGAGGGTGCAGAGGCGCTTGGCATCGGCGACGAGGTCGGTAGCCTCGAACCCGGCAAGCGAGCCGATGTTATCCTGCTCGATGTAGACAAGCCGAAGTTCACGCCGCTGACCAACATCCCAGCGCAGGTAACCAATAACGCCGCGCCCGCCGACGTAGCGACAGTCATCGTGGACGGCGACGTGCTGATGGAAGACGGCGACGTGAAGACAATGGACGCTGACGCCGTGCGCGACCGCGTCGGGACCGCGGTGGACCGCTTCGAGGCGGAGACGGACTGGGACCTCGGGCTTGGGGAGAGTGAGCCACCGAGTACGTTGGATGTCGCCCGTGATGTGCCGAAGCGTGGCCCCGCTCAGTTGCTCGGGCGACTCGTGTTCCAATCGATCAAGGATAGATTGCCCTCCTAA